The Deinococcus humi genome has a segment encoding these proteins:
- the cax gene encoding calcium/proton exchanger, with the protein MWMNLLLAFIPISLLLEWVFKAPPLWIFATAVIAIIPLADLLRQGTEQIAARAGQTIGGLLNVTFGNLAELIIAVFVLLGGNTVVVKAQITGSIIGNALLGLGLAILIGSFGRNRQKFNRENAGQLNSMLFLVVIALLIPALFDYTERLPDFLAGSTQARGNLDEYLSLGVAVVLITVYALNLVYTLVTHKDVFALEGGEEGHGGASPWPVWKAAAVMVGATVFIAVESEMLSGALEATSTQLGLSPFFLGIIVLAVVGNFAEYIAGSYFARQGKLGLAINIAVGATIQVALFTAPVLVIISYLIGKPMNLVFSSPLELAAIVAVALTVTTVTKDGEATWFEGVLLLSVYLLLALAFFFVTPRIGGEETALPAPARTLISSSLPVHPPLLRL; encoded by the coding sequence GTGTGGATGAACCTGTTGCTGGCCTTCATTCCCATCAGTCTGCTGCTGGAGTGGGTCTTTAAAGCCCCCCCACTGTGGATTTTCGCCACAGCAGTGATTGCCATCATCCCGCTGGCGGACCTGCTGCGGCAGGGCACCGAGCAGATCGCAGCGAGGGCCGGGCAGACCATCGGCGGTCTTCTGAATGTGACCTTCGGGAATCTGGCCGAACTGATCATCGCCGTCTTCGTGCTGCTGGGCGGCAACACGGTGGTGGTTAAGGCGCAGATCACGGGCAGCATCATCGGGAACGCGCTGCTGGGACTGGGTCTTGCCATCCTGATCGGCAGTTTCGGGCGCAACCGGCAGAAATTCAACCGCGAGAATGCCGGGCAGCTCAATTCCATGCTGTTCCTGGTGGTCATCGCCCTGCTGATTCCGGCCCTGTTCGACTACACCGAGCGCCTGCCCGATTTCCTGGCGGGCAGCACGCAGGCGCGCGGCAATCTGGACGAGTACCTCAGTCTGGGCGTGGCCGTCGTCCTGATCACGGTCTACGCCCTCAATCTGGTCTACACCCTGGTCACGCACAAGGACGTGTTTGCGCTGGAGGGCGGAGAGGAAGGCCACGGCGGCGCGTCCCCCTGGCCCGTGTGGAAGGCTGCCGCCGTGATGGTGGGGGCCACCGTGTTCATCGCCGTGGAATCCGAAATGCTCTCCGGCGCCCTGGAGGCCACCAGCACGCAGCTGGGCCTCAGCCCGTTCTTTCTGGGGATCATCGTGCTGGCGGTGGTGGGCAACTTCGCCGAGTACATCGCGGGCAGCTACTTCGCCCGCCAGGGCAAGCTGGGGCTGGCCATCAACATTGCCGTGGGGGCCACCATTCAGGTGGCGCTGTTTACCGCGCCAGTGCTGGTGATCATCTCCTACCTGATCGGCAAGCCGATGAATCTGGTCTTTTCCAGTCCGCTGGAGCTGGCCGCCATCGTGGCGGTGGCCCTGACCGTGACCACCGTGACCAAGGACGGCGAGGCCACCTGGTTCGAGGGCGTGCTGTTGCTGAGCGTGTACCTGTTGCTGGCGCTGGCCTTCTTCTTCGTCACGCCCAGAATCGGGGGGGAGGAGACCGCCCTGCCCGCACCTGCGCGCACCCTCATTTCGTCCAGCCTTCCTGTCCACCCCCCGCTCCTCAGGCTCTAA
- a CDS encoding FAD-dependent oxidoreductase, translating to MSHSFTPERPLRVAVIGSGPSGVYAAEALIKQSQIPTEVDVFDRLPTPYGLVRYGVAPDHLTIKSVTKGFEKTFSDPRVRFLGNVEFGTDLTHDDLKAHYDAIMYTVGASGDRRLGIPGEDLSGSMSATEFVAWYNGHPDAAAREMVLSATGVAVVGVGNVALDVSRILLKTVEELRASDIAPHALDVLEHSPVTDVWILGRRGAAQAKFTTKELREFGELSDAEPVVRPEEVTVDEHAEAAITDNVVKKNLEVIRDFAGRTPEAKPRRVHLRFLVSPVEILGDEDGNVAGLKIERNTLDDAGNAVGTGETEVLPVQMVLRSVGYRGVALPGVPFDEKRGVIPNEGGRVLGRSGEYTSGWIKRGPSGVIGTNRKDATDTVAHLLADAGAGMLPAAAQATRAEIDALLGERGVDVYTFADWQALDTHEQTQGQAQGRPRAKVVHRHEMLGHRRK from the coding sequence ATGAGCCATTCCTTTACCCCCGAACGTCCGCTGCGCGTCGCCGTGATCGGCAGCGGCCCCAGCGGCGTGTACGCTGCCGAGGCGCTGATCAAGCAGAGCCAGATTCCCACCGAGGTGGACGTCTTCGACCGCCTGCCCACCCCCTACGGCCTGGTGCGCTACGGCGTCGCGCCGGATCACCTGACCATCAAGAGCGTGACCAAGGGCTTCGAAAAAACCTTCAGCGATCCGCGCGTGCGTTTTCTGGGCAATGTGGAGTTCGGCACGGACCTGACGCACGACGACCTGAAGGCACATTACGACGCCATCATGTACACCGTGGGCGCCAGCGGGGACCGCCGCCTGGGCATTCCCGGCGAGGATCTGAGCGGCTCGATGAGCGCCACCGAATTCGTCGCGTGGTACAACGGCCACCCCGATGCCGCCGCCCGCGAGATGGTCCTGAGTGCCACGGGCGTGGCGGTGGTGGGCGTGGGCAACGTGGCTCTGGACGTCAGCCGTATCCTCTTGAAGACGGTGGAGGAGCTGCGGGCGTCGGACATCGCTCCGCATGCGCTGGACGTACTGGAGCACAGCCCGGTGACGGACGTGTGGATTTTGGGACGGCGCGGCGCAGCGCAGGCCAAGTTCACCACCAAGGAGCTGCGCGAATTTGGCGAGCTGTCCGACGCCGAGCCGGTGGTGCGGCCCGAGGAGGTGACGGTGGACGAGCACGCCGAGGCTGCCATCACCGACAACGTGGTCAAGAAGAATCTGGAAGTGATCCGCGACTTTGCGGGGCGCACGCCGGAGGCCAAGCCGCGCCGCGTTCACCTGCGCTTCCTGGTGTCCCCGGTGGAAATCCTGGGCGACGAGGACGGCAACGTGGCGGGGCTGAAGATCGAGCGCAACACGCTGGACGACGCGGGCAACGCGGTGGGGACCGGCGAGACCGAGGTGCTGCCGGTGCAGATGGTGCTGCGCTCGGTGGGTTACCGGGGCGTGGCCTTGCCCGGCGTCCCCTTCGACGAGAAACGCGGCGTGATTCCCAACGAGGGCGGGCGGGTGCTCGGTCGCAGCGGCGAGTACACCTCCGGCTGGATCAAGCGCGGCCCCAGCGGCGTGATCGGCACCAACCGCAAGGACGCCACCGATACCGTGGCGCACCTGCTCGCGGACGCCGGGGCCGGAATGCTGCCCGCCGCCGCGCAGGCCACCCGCGCCGAGATTGACGCCCTGCTGGGCGAACGCGGTGTGGACGTGTACACCTTCGCTGACTGGCAGGCCCTGGACACCCACGAGCAGACGCAGGGCCAGGCACAGGGCCGTCCCCGCGCGAAGGTGGTTCACAGGCACGAGATGCTGGGCCACCGGCGCAAGTAA
- a CDS encoding NAD(P)/FAD-dependent oxidoreductase, with amino-acid sequence MTSQHSDIVVIGAGPAGLHAAFYAAWRGLRVRVLEARSELGGQLSALYPDKRVYDVPGLPGARGAEVVAHLRRQLDGLDVDVRINTVARTLTSDGTGWKIGTDREVFTAGAVILAAGLGALLSRAPRIPGADSHPDVRTDLPDFEELSGRRVLIVGGVPQAARAALRLMEAGARVTLTHSRAGFRGDPGSLAQLEEARTAGRLEVLAPARLIALTPQGAELEVEGERRDLQVETVLSLGGYLPDLSPIQSWPLDWHGEYVPDGPGGSTVLEGVYVAGDLAGSGGDFKLISVGLAQAAVAANHAAHHVRPELKIRPGHSSDRRPPGGADEP; translated from the coding sequence ATGACATCCCAGCATTCCGACATCGTGGTGATCGGCGCTGGCCCCGCCGGTCTCCACGCTGCCTTTTACGCGGCGTGGCGCGGCCTGCGGGTACGCGTGCTGGAAGCGCGGAGCGAGCTGGGCGGCCAGCTCAGCGCGCTGTATCCCGACAAACGCGTCTACGATGTTCCGGGCCTCCCAGGAGCACGCGGGGCTGAAGTGGTGGCGCATCTGCGGCGGCAACTGGATGGGCTGGACGTGGACGTGCGGATTAACACCGTGGCTCGGACACTCACCAGCGACGGAACAGGCTGGAAGATCGGCACGGACCGGGAGGTTTTCACGGCGGGCGCGGTCATTCTGGCGGCGGGCCTGGGCGCTCTGCTGTCCCGTGCGCCACGCATCCCAGGCGCGGACTCGCATCCGGATGTCCGGACCGATCTTCCCGACTTCGAGGAGCTGAGTGGACGGCGCGTGCTGATCGTGGGCGGTGTCCCGCAGGCAGCCAGGGCAGCACTGAGGCTCATGGAAGCTGGCGCGAGGGTGACGCTGACCCACAGCCGGGCCGGCTTCCGGGGCGATCCAGGGTCCTTGGCCCAGCTGGAAGAGGCGAGAACCGCTGGACGACTTGAAGTCCTGGCTCCCGCTCGCCTAATTGCGCTCACGCCGCAGGGGGCCGAGTTGGAGGTGGAGGGTGAACGGCGTGACCTTCAGGTCGAGACTGTCCTCAGCCTGGGCGGCTACCTGCCTGACCTCTCCCCCATTCAGTCGTGGCCGCTGGACTGGCACGGCGAGTACGTCCCGGACGGCCCCGGCGGGAGCACCGTGCTGGAAGGCGTGTATGTGGCGGGCGATCTGGCGGGGTCGGGCGGCGACTTCAAACTGATCTCGGTGGGGCTGGCGCAGGCCGCCGTTGCCGCCAACCACGCCGCGCACCACGTGCGGCCCGAACTGAAGATCAGACCAGGGCACAGCAGCGACAGACGCCCCCCAGGGGGAGCGGACGAGCCCTAG
- a CDS encoding HAD family hydrolase produces MSPSSARSSDVLRAVVFDFDGTILDTETREFHHWQELYRQHGRELALADWQRGIGTWDAFDPWAGLPEEVQADRENVHLDLHARIVADIGEQELRPGVRGVLEGLHAAGWPLALATSSDRRWVTRWLEQHGLLNLFTVLCTRDDVQRVKPDPELYVLAARRLGLRAGECLAVEDSLNGGTAAVAAGFKLVMVPNDVTQTQPFPPEWPRLNDGFSLGLVGLLEAAGVDEAGQLLENRS; encoded by the coding sequence ATGTCTCCTTCCTCTGCCCGCTCTTCCGACGTGTTGCGGGCCGTCGTGTTCGATTTCGACGGCACTATCCTGGACACCGAGACTCGCGAGTTTCACCACTGGCAGGAGCTGTACCGGCAACACGGGCGTGAGCTGGCGCTGGCCGACTGGCAGCGCGGCATCGGCACCTGGGACGCCTTCGATCCCTGGGCCGGTCTCCCCGAGGAGGTGCAGGCTGACCGTGAGAACGTCCACCTGGATCTGCATGCCCGCATCGTGGCCGACATCGGCGAGCAGGAACTGCGCCCCGGCGTGCGGGGGGTGCTCGAGGGCCTGCATGCCGCCGGATGGCCGCTGGCCCTGGCGACCAGCAGCGACCGCCGTTGGGTGACGCGCTGGCTGGAGCAGCACGGCCTGCTGAACCTGTTCACAGTGCTGTGCACACGCGACGATGTGCAGCGCGTCAAGCCGGACCCCGAACTGTACGTGCTGGCCGCCCGGCGTCTGGGGCTGCGTGCCGGGGAGTGTCTGGCAGTCGAGGACAGCCTGAACGGTGGAACCGCCGCCGTCGCCGCCGGGTTCAAGTTGGTGATGGTGCCCAACGACGTGACCCAGACTCAGCCCTTTCCGCCAGAATGGCCCAGATTGAACGACGGCTTTTCGCTGGGCCTGGTGGGCCTGCTGGAAGCGGCAGGGGTGGACGAAGCCGGGCAGTTGCTTGAGAACCGCTCCTAG
- a CDS encoding serine/threonine protein kinase — MIPGQSIRTILLTFGKHLTYSGTVQELTIFQELESRTPLAERAGVLSESAQWRGLPVFVKTLMVDDPDAQARFHHEGRVAASLNHPGIVPLLAVSPRQLIFPFVEGGTLRERLECGVLDVQEATEVVMGLLHAVVYLHRQGVTHQDLKPENVLLQSGRAGQDTVRIIDFGMSHARHMPLDIHSGTRMGTPHFMAPEQFYGMRGDIRSDLYSVGVLLFDCLAGGPPYADALGWLAGIHTDRAELPGPAALHPLLRSALSRDPAQRPHSAGAMLRLLCLARQELGLSDLENPGPADRATPDGEDLVLPGTAKGSSKP; from the coding sequence ATGATCCCGGGCCAAAGCATCCGGACGATCCTACTGACTTTTGGAAAGCATTTAACCTACAGTGGGACGGTGCAGGAGTTGACCATTTTCCAGGAGCTTGAATCGCGGACGCCGCTGGCTGAACGGGCCGGCGTCCTGAGCGAGTCGGCCCAGTGGCGTGGCCTGCCGGTGTTCGTGAAAACATTGATGGTGGACGATCCCGACGCCCAGGCCCGCTTTCACCACGAGGGCCGGGTGGCTGCCTCCCTGAATCATCCGGGGATCGTGCCCTTGTTGGCAGTCTCGCCCAGGCAGCTGATTTTCCCGTTCGTGGAGGGCGGGACCCTGCGTGAGCGGCTTGAGTGCGGCGTCCTGGACGTGCAGGAGGCCACCGAAGTCGTCATGGGCCTGCTGCACGCCGTCGTGTACCTGCACCGCCAGGGAGTGACCCACCAGGACCTGAAGCCGGAAAATGTGCTGCTGCAGAGCGGGCGCGCGGGCCAGGACACGGTGAGGATCATCGACTTCGGCATGAGCCACGCCCGGCACATGCCGCTGGACATTCACAGCGGCACGCGCATGGGCACGCCGCATTTCATGGCCCCGGAGCAGTTCTATGGCATGCGCGGCGACATTCGCAGCGACCTGTACTCGGTGGGCGTGCTGCTGTTCGACTGCCTTGCTGGGGGGCCGCCCTACGCCGATGCCCTGGGCTGGCTGGCCGGAATCCACACCGACCGGGCCGAATTGCCCGGTCCGGCGGCGCTGCACCCGCTGCTGCGCTCCGCACTGTCACGCGATCCGGCCCAGCGGCCCCACAGCGCGGGCGCCATGCTGCGCCTCCTGTGCTTGGCCCGCCAGGAACTGGGCCTGTCAGACCTGGAAAATCCAGGGCCAGCAGACCGGGCCACGCCGGATGGCGAAGATCTGGTTCTCCCGGGCACGGCGAAAGGCAGCAGCAAGCCATGA
- the holA gene encoding DNA polymerase III subunit delta translates to MTLLAFTGNRFLAEEALRETLTSRGLNPRELPRLGGEDVTAQTLGPHLSPGLFGDGGVIVDFEGVKPDKALLELLAGAAVTVAVLDETAPATRTKLYQSRGEQIVSAAPSKPGEVTGWVVQYARKQKLPLDREAAAYLAEVFGADLAGIAGELTKLALLDGPHTREAVQRVVGREPPGDSFAMLGAATAGRPGEAVGQLRRLLASGEDPFKLMGAVVWQYSLVARCVALLQEEGRVTEAAAAQRLGVKPYPAKKALDVARRLNEAKIRAHLGRILDADLAMKRGLDAGVTLERLIVQLSV, encoded by the coding sequence ATGACCCTGCTCGCCTTCACAGGCAACCGTTTTCTAGCTGAGGAAGCCCTGCGCGAGACGCTGACCAGCCGGGGCCTGAATCCGCGCGAACTGCCCCGGCTGGGCGGCGAGGACGTGACGGCCCAGACCCTGGGGCCTCACCTGTCGCCCGGTCTGTTCGGGGACGGCGGCGTGATTGTGGACTTTGAAGGGGTGAAGCCCGACAAGGCGCTGCTGGAACTGCTGGCGGGCGCGGCGGTGACGGTGGCCGTGCTTGACGAAACCGCCCCCGCCACGCGCACCAAGCTGTACCAGTCACGCGGCGAGCAGATCGTGTCTGCCGCGCCCAGCAAGCCTGGCGAGGTCACCGGCTGGGTGGTGCAATACGCCAGAAAACAGAAGCTGCCGCTAGACAGGGAAGCCGCCGCCTACCTGGCCGAAGTGTTCGGAGCCGATCTGGCAGGCATCGCGGGCGAGCTGACCAAGCTGGCTCTGCTGGACGGACCTCATACCAGAGAAGCCGTGCAGCGCGTGGTGGGCCGCGAGCCGCCGGGGGACAGTTTCGCCATGCTGGGCGCGGCCACGGCGGGCCGCCCCGGCGAGGCGGTGGGACAGCTCCGCCGCCTGCTGGCCTCCGGCGAGGACCCCTTTAAACTGATGGGCGCGGTGGTCTGGCAGTACAGCCTGGTTGCCCGCTGCGTGGCCCTGTTGCAGGAAGAAGGCCGCGTCACCGAAGCCGCGGCGGCCCAGCGCCTGGGCGTCAAACCGTATCCAGCCAAAAAAGCCCTCGATGTGGCCCGCAGGCTCAATGAGGCCAAAATTCGCGCCCATCTGGGCCGGATCCTGGACGCGGATCTGGCGATGAAACGTGGCCTGGACGCCGGAGTCACACTGGAACGCCTGATTGTGCAACTGAGCGTTTGA
- a CDS encoding acyl-CoA dehydrogenase family protein has protein sequence MDFTLNDEQRQLQQLARDFARREIIPIAAEYDQKEDLPWQVVEKAFEVGLLNPSIPEHAGGLGLGMFDECLIGEELAYGCMGIYTVLMASELGIAPILIGGTEEQQARFLGPLTEKAGLAAFALSEPGNGSDAAGMATMARDDGDAWILNGTKMWISNGGVAEFNVVFATTDKAGGHRATVALVVPKDAPGFSHNKIKHKMGQRASLTSELVFEDVRVPKENQLGGLGDGFKIAMKTLDKTRIPVAAGSVGIARRAMEESIKYAKEREAFGKPITEFQAIQFKLAEMAMGIETGRLMYQKAAWLVDQGKPHGFESAIAKAYCSEMAFSAANEGIQVHGGYGYVGEYPVEKLLRDVKLNMIYEGTNEIQRVVIARNLLK, from the coding sequence ATGGATTTCACCCTGAATGACGAACAGCGCCAGCTTCAGCAACTCGCCCGCGACTTTGCGCGCAGGGAGATCATTCCGATTGCCGCAGAATACGATCAGAAGGAAGATCTGCCGTGGCAGGTGGTGGAAAAGGCATTTGAGGTCGGCCTGCTCAATCCCAGCATCCCCGAACACGCGGGGGGCCTGGGCCTGGGCATGTTCGACGAGTGCCTGATCGGCGAGGAGTTGGCCTACGGCTGCATGGGCATCTACACCGTGCTGATGGCCTCAGAGCTGGGTATTGCGCCCATCCTGATTGGCGGCACTGAGGAGCAGCAGGCCCGCTTTCTGGGGCCCCTGACCGAGAAAGCCGGGCTGGCGGCGTTCGCGCTGTCCGAACCCGGCAACGGCTCGGATGCGGCGGGGATGGCCACGATGGCCCGCGACGACGGTGACGCCTGGATTCTGAACGGCACCAAGATGTGGATCAGCAACGGCGGTGTGGCCGAGTTCAACGTGGTCTTCGCCACCACTGACAAGGCAGGCGGGCACCGCGCCACGGTGGCGCTGGTGGTCCCGAAAGATGCCCCCGGCTTCAGCCACAACAAGATCAAGCACAAGATGGGCCAGCGCGCCAGCCTGACCAGTGAACTGGTTTTCGAGGACGTGCGCGTGCCCAAGGAAAATCAACTCGGCGGCCTGGGCGACGGCTTCAAGATCGCCATGAAGACGCTGGACAAGACCCGCATTCCGGTGGCCGCCGGGTCCGTGGGGATCGCCCGCCGCGCCATGGAAGAGAGCATCAAGTACGCCAAGGAGCGCGAGGCCTTCGGCAAGCCGATCACCGAATTTCAGGCCATCCAGTTCAAGTTGGCCGAGATGGCGATGGGCATCGAGACGGGCCGGTTGATGTACCAGAAAGCCGCGTGGCTGGTGGACCAGGGCAAGCCGCACGGTTTCGAGAGCGCCATTGCCAAGGCATACTGCTCGGAAATGGCCTTCAGCGCCGCCAACGAGGGGATTCAGGTCCACGGCGGCTACGGCTACGTCGGCGAGTATCCGGTAGAAAAGCTGCTGCGCGACGTGAAGCTGAACATGATCTACGAGGGCACCAACGAGATTCAGCGTGTGGTGATCGCACGCAACTTGCTGAAATAA
- a CDS encoding Panacea domain-containing protein, protein MTIAIDDPKRTGYAAEVVANTFLELARAEGRALTQMQVHKLVYIAHGYTLALLGRPLMYNTVHAWQRGPVVRRLWQHWGERGRVPISEPLPVAPGEPDLTQDSEALEVIRSVWSGYGGMEGGELSRLTHRAGSPWSQTYGLQDNLIPDEITREYYTSLARSA, encoded by the coding sequence ATGACTATCGCCATCGACGATCCCAAACGCACCGGATACGCTGCCGAGGTGGTGGCGAACACCTTTCTGGAGCTGGCCCGCGCCGAGGGCCGCGCTCTGACGCAGATGCAGGTGCACAAGCTGGTGTATATCGCCCACGGTTACACGCTGGCGTTGCTGGGCCGTCCGCTGATGTACAACACGGTGCATGCCTGGCAACGCGGTCCGGTGGTGCGGAGGCTGTGGCAGCACTGGGGTGAGCGCGGCCGGGTGCCGATCTCCGAGCCGTTGCCCGTCGCGCCCGGCGAACCTGACCTGACACAAGACAGCGAGGCGCTGGAGGTGATCCGCAGCGTCTGGAGCGGTTACGGCGGCATGGAGGGCGGCGAACTCTCGCGCCTGACCCACCGTGCGGGCAGCCCGTGGTCCCAGACCTACGGGCTGCAGGACAACCTGATTCCCGATGAGATCACCCGCGAGTACTACACCAGCTTGGCGCGCAGTGCCTGA
- a CDS encoding class I SAM-dependent methyltransferase → MTNPDRFLGRAEVYASARPTYPSALGEWLAGLGLLSGRVADVGAGTGLFTRLLLAHAMGPAFALDAVEPNPEMRGQLEVALAGEVTAGRLAVYNGTSEATALESASVRLITAAQAAHWFAPTPTVREFRRVLAPGGQVLLVWNDWRGVDTGFNAAYREVVTAFSREDGELLSRVPEHELPLLMPGGFAVQVFDNPVRFTRERLHALAGSVSYLPAPSDPQFAVVARQLDSAFEAYAEEGHVTLTYRTYAYLGRLD, encoded by the coding sequence GTGACCAACCCGGACCGCTTTCTGGGCCGCGCCGAGGTTTACGCCTCCGCCCGTCCGACGTATCCTTCAGCGCTGGGAGAGTGGCTGGCGGGCCTCGGTCTGCTTTCTGGCCGTGTGGCGGATGTGGGCGCTGGGACAGGATTGTTCACCCGTCTGCTGCTGGCTCACGCTATGGGGCCAGCTTTTGCCCTGGACGCTGTGGAACCTAATCCAGAGATGCGTGGCCAGCTCGAAGTGGCGCTGGCTGGGGAAGTGACGGCGGGCCGTCTGGCCGTGTATAATGGCACCTCCGAGGCCACCGCTCTGGAGTCTGCCTCCGTCCGGCTGATCACCGCTGCCCAGGCCGCGCACTGGTTTGCTCCCACCCCCACCGTTCGGGAGTTCCGGCGCGTGCTGGCCCCCGGCGGGCAGGTGTTGCTGGTCTGGAACGACTGGCGCGGGGTGGACACCGGGTTCAACGCCGCCTACCGCGAAGTCGTGACCGCCTTCAGCCGCGAGGACGGCGAGCTGCTCTCGCGTGTGCCAGAGCACGAGCTGCCCCTGCTGATGCCGGGCGGCTTCGCGGTGCAGGTTTTTGATAATCCGGTTCGCTTCACCCGTGAGCGCCTGCATGCTCTGGCCGGCAGCGTCAGCTATCTGCCTGCACCCAGCGATCCCCAGTTTGCGGTGGTGGCGCGGCAACTGGACAGCGCCTTCGAGGCCTATGCGGAGGAGGGTCACGTCACACTGACCTACCGTACCTACGCCTACCTGGGTCGCCTGGACTGA
- the icd gene encoding NADP-dependent isocitrate dehydrogenase, whose amino-acid sequence MSSHIQRPEQGEKISMQGDKLNVPNHPIIPFVEGDGTGADIWKASVRVLDAAVEKAYGGERKIEWMEVYAGEKSVEVYGEGQWLPQETVDTFNEYLFGIKGPLTTPVGGGIRSINVALRQELDLYACVRPVQYFAGVPSPLVHPEYVNMTIFRENTEDIYAGIEYMAGTPEAAKMRDFLVNEMGVTKIRFPESSSFGIKPVSREGTERLVRAAIQYAIDNDRKSVSLVHKGNIMKFTEGAFRDWGYELAKNEFGAKEIDGGPWCELPNGIVIKDVIADNFLQQILLRPKEYDVIATLNLNGDYISDALAAQVGGIGIAPGANINYVTGHAIFEATHGTAPKYAGKNVINPSSVILSGEMMLRYMGWTEAADMILKGLDATIAQKVVTYDFARNMEGAKEVKTSEFADAIIGNMA is encoded by the coding sequence ATGAGCAGCCATATCCAGCGGCCCGAGCAGGGCGAGAAGATCAGCATGCAGGGTGACAAACTGAACGTCCCCAATCATCCCATCATTCCTTTCGTGGAAGGCGACGGCACCGGGGCCGACATCTGGAAGGCCAGCGTGCGGGTGCTGGACGCTGCCGTCGAGAAGGCTTACGGCGGTGAGCGCAAGATCGAATGGATGGAAGTCTACGCGGGCGAGAAGAGTGTGGAGGTCTACGGCGAGGGCCAGTGGCTGCCGCAGGAAACCGTTGATACCTTCAACGAATACCTCTTCGGGATCAAGGGACCGTTGACCACCCCCGTCGGCGGCGGCATCCGCAGCATCAACGTGGCGCTGCGCCAGGAGCTGGATCTCTACGCCTGCGTGCGTCCGGTGCAGTACTTCGCAGGGGTGCCCAGCCCCCTCGTTCACCCGGAGTACGTCAACATGACCATCTTCCGCGAGAACACCGAGGACATCTACGCTGGCATCGAGTACATGGCCGGCACCCCTGAAGCCGCCAAGATGCGCGATTTCCTGGTGAACGAGATGGGTGTGACCAAGATCCGTTTCCCCGAAAGCAGCTCGTTCGGCATCAAGCCCGTGTCCAGGGAGGGCACCGAACGTCTGGTGCGTGCCGCCATCCAGTACGCCATCGACAATGACCGCAAGAGCGTGTCCCTGGTGCACAAGGGCAACATCATGAAGTTCACCGAGGGCGCGTTCCGCGACTGGGGCTACGAACTCGCCAAGAACGAATTCGGCGCCAAGGAAATCGACGGCGGCCCGTGGTGCGAGCTGCCCAACGGCATCGTGATCAAGGACGTGATCGCCGACAACTTCCTGCAGCAGATCCTGCTGCGCCCTAAGGAATACGACGTGATCGCCACCCTGAACCTGAACGGCGACTACATCAGCGACGCGCTGGCTGCCCAGGTGGGCGGGATCGGCATCGCGCCGGGGGCGAACATCAACTACGTGACTGGCCACGCCATCTTCGAGGCCACCCACGGTACCGCGCCCAAGTACGCGGGCAAGAACGTCATCAACCCTAGCTCCGTGATCCTGTCCGGCGAGATGATGCTGCGTTACATGGGCTGGACAGAAGCGGCCGACATGATCCTCAAGGGGCTGGACGCCACCATCGCCCAGAAGGTCGTGACCTACGACTTCGCCCGCAACATGGAAGGCGCGAAGGAAGTCAAGACCAGTGAATTTGCCGACGCGATCATTGGAAACATGGCATAA